Within the Bacteroidota bacterium genome, the region TTGCGGTTTGCAAAATAATATTCTGTATTTTTATCGGACAATAGTGATTAAAAATGAAAAAAACTTTTATTGCATTATTTTGCATCCTCTGTCTGGCAAGCCTTTCTGCAAAAAGCCAGACAACCATCCCAAACCCTGATTTTGAAATATGGGCCGATACTGCAACTGCCCTGGGCTGGGATTGCTCTAATATTGACACCTCCTATATGGGCTTTCCGGTTAAAATATATACTGCAGTTCAGGATAGCCTGAATCAGCATGGTGGCAGTTACTGCATGAAATTGAAATCGAAAAATGTCGGTTTTGGAATGCCCACCAATCCGGGCTTTACTACATTGGGCACCTTCTGGTTTACCATCTCACCACAGGCAGGCGGCGCTATTGGCGGCATACCGTTTTCCGGAAAACCGGATACGCTGAAAGGCTGGTATAAAGCTACACCTCAGGGTAGTGACCTGCCAACAGTTTTTATGGAAATATGGCAAGGAGCCCATGCAACCATTATACAGAGAGATACAATTTTACTTCCGGCAGCAGCATCATACACTCAGTTTGCAATGAAACTGAATTACAGTTCCACAGCAAGCCCCGACAGTATGAATATTGTAATCAGTTCTTCAAAACTGTATGTTCAGGCAGATATTGCTGCAAACTCACTGATGTATATCGACGACCTCGAGCTGGTTTATGGGAACACAAGCATCATGGGAATAAACTACACCAAAGAATTCAATGTGTATGCCGATGCGGCAACCAACAACCTTATTGTGAACCTGTCGCTTGAAATGCCTGAAATGACAACCATTTCAATGTATAATACTGCCGGTCAGCTTGTTTACAGAACACTGAAAAATATCGGACAATCTGCCGAAGCTATCAGCCTCAACACATTTGAAAAGGGGATTTATATTGTTGATGTTCGCACCGATAAAGGCAAGCATTTTTCGCAGAAGATATCTTTGAATTAGAATCTTGATTGCATTCCAGAAAGACAGGGGGAAACTTCTGTCTTTTTGTGATTTAGAGTATTAACAGTCGCAAAATAAAATTATTAGTACCTTTGCCCTGTTTTGTACGGTTATTGCATAACCAATTATCATAAAATGAAACACTTAAGAATTACCCTTCACACCATCATTCTTACGCTGACTGTTGTATTTTCAGGGCAATTTGTTGCCCGGGCACAGAATACAATTATCCGCGGCAAAATTACCGACCAGGACACCAAAAAACCCATTCCTTTTGTAAATATTGGCGTGAAAAATCAGTTAAAAGGTACAACCAGTGATATCAACGGGCAGTACCAACTGGAGCTCTCCACCGGAGAACATTTTCTTATTTTTTCATGCGTCGGTTATGAAAAAGTTACTGAAAAACTCAATGCAACAACTTCCGGCAATATTACACTTGATATCAGTCTGAAGGTTACGTCACAGGAATTGAATATGATTGTTGTTTCTGCCTCAAAATATGAACAAAAAATTGAAGATGCGACAAACTCTATTGAGATTCTTAAGCCAAACCTGATTGAGAATAAAAATATTACAAGCCTTGATAAGGCGCTTGAGCAGGTTCCCGGTGTTGCAATCGTTGACAATGAGCCCCAGATACGCGGAGGCAGTGGTTTTAGCTCTGGACTCGGGAGTCGTGTTCTGATACTGATTGACGAAATTCCGATGCTTCGTGGTGATGCCGGAAGACCTGTATGGGCATTCCTCCCAATCGAAGATGTAGAGCAGATAGAAGTTGTGAAAGGTGCATCATCGGTGGTATTTGGCTCGTCTGCACTTAACGGCGCAATCAATATCCGTACAGCATATCCTAAAGATAAACCGGAAACCAAGGTTACCGTTCACAGTGGCATTTACAATAATCCTTCACGCGAATATGCAAAAGTATGGGACGGTTTTAACCCTGTTATCATGGGCGCCAGCTTCATTCATTCAAAAAGAATAGATAATTTTGATTACGTTATTGGTGGCAACGTACTCTCCGATCCGGGCTATATTGGAGTAAGCCCGACTGACAGTACCGGTGGCACCAAAGGAACTTACGACAAACATGCACGCATTAATTTCGGCACACGGGTGCGTTCAAACAGGGTTGAAAATCTGACCTACGGCATCAATGGAAACTTTATGTATTCGGAAAACGCACAATCATTTTTCTGGATGGATGCAGATACGAATATTTACCGTTCCTACCCCGGCGCACTCACCAATTTCAGGGAGATTATGT harbors:
- a CDS encoding T9SS type A sorting domain-containing protein; translated protein: MKKTFIALFCILCLASLSAKSQTTIPNPDFEIWADTATALGWDCSNIDTSYMGFPVKIYTAVQDSLNQHGGSYCMKLKSKNVGFGMPTNPGFTTLGTFWFTISPQAGGAIGGIPFSGKPDTLKGWYKATPQGSDLPTVFMEIWQGAHATIIQRDTILLPAAASYTQFAMKLNYSSTASPDSMNIVISSSKLYVQADIAANSLMYIDDLELVYGNTSIMGINYTKEFNVYADAATNNLIVNLSLEMPEMTTISMYNTAGQLVYRTLKNIGQSAEAISLNTFEKGIYIVDVRTDKGKHFSQKISLN